One Megalops cyprinoides isolate fMegCyp1 chromosome 4, fMegCyp1.pri, whole genome shotgun sequence genomic window carries:
- the gck gene encoding hexokinase-4: MDRRTMHKVEQILSEFLLKKEELKEVMRRMQHEMDRGLRLETHDKASVKMLPTYVRSTPEGSEVGDFLALDLGGTNFRVMLVKVGEDEERGWKVETKHQMYSIPEDAMTGTAEMLFDYVAECISDFLTKHHLKHKKLPLGFTFSFPVRHEDIDKGILLNWTKGFKASGAEGNNVVGLLRDAIKRRGDFEMDVVAMVNDTVATMISCYYEDRSCEVGMIVGTGCNACYMEEMRTVELVEGEEGRMCVNTEWGAFGGNGELEEFRLEYDRVVDEMSLNPGQQL; the protein is encoded by the exons GCGAATGCAACATGAAATGGATCGTGGGCTGCGTTTGGAGACACACGACAAGGCCAGCGTGAAGATGTTGCCCACTTACGTGCGCTCCACCCCAGAGGGTTCAG AGGTGGGGGATTTCTTGGCCCTGGACCTTGGAGGGACAAATTTCCGGGTGATGCTGGTGAAGGTGGGAGAGGATGAGGAAAGGGGCTGGAAGGTGGAGACGAAGCACCAGATGTACTCCATCCCAGAGGATGCCATGACGGGCACAGCAGAAATG CTCTTTGACTACGTTGCTGAGTGCATCTCAGACTTTCTGACCAAGCACCACCTTAAGCACAAGAAGCTGCCCCTAGGCTTCACCTTCTCCTTCCCCGTACGTCACGAGGACATAGATAAG GGAATCCTGCTGAATTGGACCAAAGGTTTCAAGGCCTCCGGGGCTGAAGGCAACAACGTGGTGGGCTTGCTCCGGGATGCCATCAAAAGGAGAGGG GACTTTGAGATGGATGTTGTTGCGATGGTAAACGACACAGTGGCCACAATGATTTCCTGTTACTACGAGGACCGTAGCTGTGAGGTTGGGATGATTGTAG GGACAGGTTGCAATGCGTGCTACATGGAGGAGATGCGCACGGTGGAGCtagtggagggggaggaggggcgcATGTGTGTGAACACCGAATGGGGAGCTTTTGGAGGTAACGGCGAGCTGGAGGAGTTCCGCCTTGAGTACGACAGGGTGGTGGACGAGATGTCACTCAATCCAGGCCAGCAGCTGTGA